Within the Devosia lucknowensis genome, the region GTCGGCAATTGCTGGAGACTGTCGAACCAGGCCTTGGTGCCCGCGTCGCTTGTGGTCAGGTAGCTGGCGAAATCCATGGCCTCGGCCTGATTGGCCGAGGCGGCATTGACGCCGACATACCAGGAGCCTGTCGGGGTAACGACGGAGCCGCCTTCGAAATAGGGGTAGGGCGCGACGCCGAAGTCGATGTCGGTGGCCGACAGGATCGGCAGGTTCCAGGTGCCGCCGGCAAACATGGCCAGCTGGCCATTGCCAAAGAGCGAGGCAGCCTCGCCATAGCCGAGGCTCTTCGGGCTCACCGCCCATGTGTTGTAGAGGTCGCTCCAGAACGTGGCGGCCTTGGTCCAGGCTTCGCTGTCGAGATAGCCCTTGGCGGTATACCCATCCGGGCCGATCACCGGGCTCCCGAGGGACTCGCCGAAGGGCTGCAGCTGGTAGAGTTCGCCGAACTGCTCGACGGTGAAGCCGTAGGTCGTGGTGCGGCCATTGTCCTTGACCGTGAGCTTCTGCGCGGCGTCGGCCACCTGCTCCCAGGTCCAGCGTTCGGACGAGGCGAGCGTGTCGACTTCCGCCTGGGTGGCGGTTTCGCCCTTGGTCAGGCCGGCTGGCGGGGTGATGCCGGCGGCCTCGAACAGCGCCTTGTTGAAATAGAGCACCTGGGCCGAGTTGTTGATCGGCAGCGCATACTGGGTGCCGTCATACTGGCCGGCCTGTACGGCGGCAGGCACGAGCTCGCCCGTGCTGATGGCCGGATCGATGGGCGAGAGGAAGCCGCGCGAGGCATAGCTCGCGAGCAGCGGGGCATCGACATAGACGAGGTCGATGCCGGTATCGGCCGAACGCAGGCGCAGTTCGGCAACCTGGAAGAACTGCGCGAAGGGGTAGGACTGCAGATTAATGGCGATGCCGGGATGGTCGGCCTTGTAGGCATCGACCACGGCCTGCATGGCGGTGGTGTCGCCGCCCTCGATGACGATCATGTTGAGCGTCTTGTCCTGAGCCAGCGCGGTGCCGGCGAGAAGGCTGGCGGCAAGGCCGGCAGCGATGGCGAAGGTCATGGTCTTCATCTTAGGCACCCTTTATCTGGTTGAGGAAATTCGGCCGGCCGCCCAGCTTAGGGCTTCTGTGACCAGCGCGGCAAAGCGAATTGGATCGGCCTTGATGGCCACGGCGACATTCTTGACCCGCGTGTCGTGTGCGGGATCTTGCGGACGCATGTCGATCAGGGTCTGGCCGTAGCCGCCGTCGGCACTCACCAGGACCTCGCCGGGGCGCTCGGTGAGCTCGAAGATCGTTGGCTCGATCAGGTAGGCGATGGCGCAGGGGTCGTGCATGGGCGCGCCCGGCTTGTCCGCACCGGCAAACCGGAAATAGGTGCCGCAATAGAAATCCATGATATCGGCCACCGGATTGCTGCCCGGCTGCGCGGCGCGGATTTTGGCGACGTCTTCCCGACGCATCAGAGTCTGGTGCGTCGCGTTGAGCCCGAACATGACGAGCCTCACGCCCGAGCGGAAGACGATCCGCGCCGCTTCCGCATCGGCCCAGACATTGAATTCCGCCGCAGGGGTGACATTCCCCTCGGTCGCCGAGCCACCCATGAACACCACTTGCCTGAGCTTTTGCGCCAGGCTCGGTCGCAGGGCCAGCGCCAGCGCCAGATTGGTCATCGGGCCGATTACGACGAGCGTGATCTCGCCGGGGGCCGCTTCCACACGTTCGATGATGGTATCGACCGCATGCTGCGTCTGCACCGTGCCGCGGGCCGGCGGCAGGTCTTCGCCGGCACTGTCGAGGCCGCTCGGGCCGTGGAACTCGGCGGGAAAAGCATAGCGATGCAGCAATGGCTGCTCGGCGCCTGCGTAAACCGGAACGTCGAGCCCGAATGCGTCGACGATCCGCAGGGCATTGTTGGTGGTGTGATTGAGCGGCGCGTTGCCGCACACGGTCGTGATCGCTTCGAGCTTGATCGAGGGATGCCATGCCGCGAGTAGGATCGCCGCCATGTCGTCGTGGCCGGGGTCGCAGTCGATGATGATGCGGTGAATGTCACTCAAGGCGGCAAACTCTTTCCATGGCGCAGTTTTGCTGAGGCGCGGGGGCCAAGGCTTGAAACGCTGCCCAACCCTTTGGCGCCTCGAAATATGCATGTGAGGCTAGGCCAGATGACAGAAGTGCGACAGCAGACTATTTTGGCTTTCAGTTGACTTTTCCTGAGGCAAGCCGTGCTGCATCTGCTCAACGCCATGAGAGCTTTCGAGGTCGCTGCCCGGCTCGGCAGCATCAAGCGCGCGGCCGAGGAGCTGCGCGTTTCGGACGGCGCCGTCAGCCGCCATATCAAGAACCTCGAGGACGAACTGGGCGTGCCGCTCTTCGAACGCGGCAATCGTTCGCTGCGCTTGACGCCCG harbors:
- a CDS encoding extracellular solute-binding protein: MKTMTFAIAAGLAASLLAGTALAQDKTLNMIVIEGGDTTAMQAVVDAYKADHPGIAINLQSYPFAQFFQVAELRLRSADTGIDLVYVDAPLLASYASRGFLSPIDPAISTGELVPAAVQAGQYDGTQYALPINNSAQVLYFNKALFEAAGITPPAGLTKGETATQAEVDTLASSERWTWEQVADAAQKLTVKDNGRTTTYGFTVEQFGELYQLQPFGESLGSPVIGPDGYTAKGYLDSEAWTKAATFWSDLYNTWAVSPKSLGYGEAASLFGNGQLAMFAGGTWNLPILSATDIDFGVAPYPYFEGGSVVTPTGSWYVGVNAASANQAEAMDFASYLTTSDAGTKAWFDSLQQLPTYKPLLDTISTSADYDAFPQNVFRLGVYDSLNTAVARPVTAAYGQLQDAFRTAFVDIANGVPVADALASAVQKFESAAARVAQ
- a CDS encoding nucleoside hydrolase, with the translated sequence MSDIHRIIIDCDPGHDDMAAILLAAWHPSIKLEAITTVCGNAPLNHTTNNALRIVDAFGLDVPVYAGAEQPLLHRYAFPAEFHGPSGLDSAGEDLPPARGTVQTQHAVDTIIERVEAAPGEITLVVIGPMTNLALALALRPSLAQKLRQVVFMGGSATEGNVTPAAEFNVWADAEAARIVFRSGVRLVMFGLNATHQTLMRREDVAKIRAAQPGSNPVADIMDFYCGTYFRFAGADKPGAPMHDPCAIAYLIEPTIFELTERPGEVLVSADGGYGQTLIDMRPQDPAHDTRVKNVAVAIKADPIRFAALVTEALSWAAGRISSTR